One genomic window of Elaeis guineensis isolate ETL-2024a chromosome 2, EG11, whole genome shotgun sequence includes the following:
- the LOC105044156 gene encoding CBL-interacting serine/threonine-protein kinase 12, giving the protein MADTEAPRNGKKEIAPGAILLGRYEVGKRLGHGTFAKVYYARNVKTGDCVAIKAIDKEKILKGGLVAHIKREIASLRRVRHPYIVQLFEVMATKTKIYLVMEYVSGGELFSKVGKGRLKEDIGRRYFQQLISAVSFCHARGVFHRDLKPENLLVDENGDLKVSDFGLSALSNQIHQDGLFHTFCGTPAYVAPEILVRKGYDGAKADIWSCGVILFLLMAGYLPFHDQNIMAMYRKIYKGEFRCPRWFSLELTRLLTHLLDTNPQTRFTIPQIMENRWFKKGFRRVRFYIEDDQLHSLEDWDGGDGSAPLQDQQENLEEAEASESGSESDSSVASCPATLSEERQKAGLPRPASLNAFDIISFSRVFNLSGLFEDRWEEARFISGEPVSKIISKLEEIANVVSFTVRKKDYRVSLEGTREGEKGPLTIAAEIFELTPSLVMVEVKKKAGDRDEYEEFCNKELKPGLQNLMYRAQVDAH; this is encoded by the exons ATGGCGGACACGGAGGCACCAAGGAACGGCAAGAAGGAGATCGCCCCGGGGGCCATCCTCCTCGGCCGGTACGAGGTGGGTAAGCGCCTTGGCCATGGCACGTTCGCCAAGGTGTACTACGCCCGCAACGTCAAAACCGGCGATTGCGTGGCCATCAAGGCCATCGACAAGGAAAAGATTCTCAAGGGCGGCCTCGTCGCCCACATCAAGCGCGAGATCGCCAGCCTCCGCCGCGTCCGCCATCCATACATCGTCCAGCTCTTCGAGGTCATGGCCACGAAGACCAAGATCTACCTCGTGATGGAGTACGTTAGCGGCGGCGAGCTTTTCTCCAAGGTCGGCAAGGGCCGCCTCAAGGAGGACATCGGCCGCCGCTACTTCCAGCAGCTCATATCCGCCGTCAGCTTCTGCCACGCCCGCGGCGTCTTCCACCGCGATCTCAAGCCCGAGAACCTCCTCGTCGACGAAAACGGCGACCTCAAGGTCTCCGACTTCGGCCTCTCCGCCCTCTCCAACCAGATCCACCAAGACGGCCTCTTCCACACCTTCTGCGGCACCCCGGCCTACGTCGCTCCCGAGATCCTCGTCCGCAAGGGCTACGACGGTGCCAAGGCCGACATCTGGTCGTGCGGCGtcatcctcttcctcctcatGGCCGGATATCTCCCCTTCCATGACCAGAACATCATGGCCATGTACAGGAAAATCTACAAAGGAGAGTTTCGGTGCCCGCGGTGGTTCTCGCTAGAACTCACCCGCCTCCTCACTCACCTGCTCGACACAAATCCCCAGACGAGATTCACCATCCCCCAGATCATGGAGAACCGGTGGTTCAAGAAGGGTTTCCGCCGCGTCCGATTCTATATCGAGGATGACCAATTGCATAGCCTGGAAGATTGGGATGGCGGCGATGGCAGCGCCCCGCTGCAGGACCAGCAGGAGAATCTGGAGGAAGCCGAGGCCTCCGAGTCCGGGTCGGAGTCCGACTCCTCCGTTGCATCCTGCCCTGCGACCCTTTCTGAAGAGCGCCAGAAGGCAGGGCTCCCGCGGCCGGCCAGCTTGAATGCGTTCGATATAATTTCGTTCTCGAGGGTTTTCAATCTATCCGGGCTGTTTGAGGACAGATGGGAGGAGGCCAGGTTTATCTCGGGGGAGCCCGTGTCGAAGATTATATCTAAATTGGAGGAGATTGCGAACGTGGTGAGCTTCACGGTGAGGAAGAAGGATTACCGGGTCAGCTTGGAAGGGACGAGGGAGGGAGAGAAGGGGCCGTTGACGATAGCTGCAGAGATTTTTGAACTCACCCCGTCGCTTGTGATGGTCGAGGTGAAGAAAAAGGCAGGGGATAGAGATGAGTACGAGGAGTTTTGTAACAAGGAGCTGAAGCCAGGGTTGCAGAATCTCATGTACAG AGCACAAGTTGATGCACATTGA